The Methanocalculus natronophilus genome includes a window with the following:
- a CDS encoding TIGR04083 family peptide-modifying radical SAM enzyme: MKNPFHIMIIPTLGCPSDCAYCWSSDPSSPVMTRDTILAIRDWLSDYQENPVTITFHGGEPLLAGADFYREALPVLADGLAHLTPEFALQSNLWLMTPELAEVLATYNVPIGSSIDGPADITDLQRGDGYFEKTIAGYRIARDHDLIVRFICTFTNRSVARREEIFDFFMENEFPMKLHPALPSLRSGQPDEWALSPEAYGELLVYLLDRYLENLNQSVVMNINDLVKAVITRHGTVCTYVDCMANTFAIGPDGGIYPCYRFVGMPEFLMGNVACKPTKEDLQETRPWKMLQEFKSYVDSACGSCSHIQYCRGGCPYNAIAPTNGRIEGVDPHCTAYKRIFTEIHDRLNAEMFETDSVRMRRRRRSKPGVMALMQKIIAE; encoded by the coding sequence ATGAAAAATCCCTTCCATATCATGATCATCCCCACGCTTGGCTGCCCTTCAGACTGCGCATACTGCTGGAGTTCTGATCCATCGTCACCGGTGATGACAAGAGACACAATCCTTGCTATCAGGGACTGGCTCTCGGATTACCAGGAAAACCCCGTCACCATCACCTTTCACGGAGGGGAACCACTGCTTGCAGGTGCTGATTTTTACCGGGAGGCACTCCCGGTTCTCGCAGACGGTCTTGCGCATCTCACCCCGGAATTTGCGCTCCAGTCAAACCTCTGGCTGATGACACCTGAGCTGGCGGAGGTGCTTGCCACATACAATGTTCCGATTGGATCCTCAATTGATGGTCCGGCTGATATCACCGATCTCCAGAGGGGGGACGGTTACTTTGAAAAGACGATTGCGGGATACAGAATTGCCCGCGACCATGATCTGATCGTCAGGTTCATCTGCACCTTCACCAACCGGTCTGTTGCACGGCGGGAGGAGATCTTTGACTTTTTCATGGAGAATGAATTCCCGATGAAACTCCATCCGGCACTCCCGTCGCTTCGGTCCGGGCAGCCGGATGAGTGGGCGCTCTCACCTGAAGCATATGGAGAACTGCTCGTCTATCTCCTCGACCGGTACCTGGAGAACCTCAACCAGTCGGTTGTGATGAATATCAATGATCTCGTCAAAGCCGTCATCACCCGGCACGGGACGGTCTGCACCTATGTGGACTGTATGGCAAACACCTTCGCAATCGGCCCGGACGGTGGGATATACCCCTGTTACCGGTTTGTCGGGATGCCGGAGTTTCTGATGGGTAATGTCGCTTGCAAACCAACAAAAGAGGACCTGCAGGAGACCCGTCCATGGAAGATGCTGCAGGAGTTCAAAAGCTATGTCGATTCAGCATGCGGCAGCTGTTCCCATATCCAGTACTGCCGTGGCGGCTGCCCCTATAATGCAATTGCACCCACGAACGGGAGAATCGAGGGTGTCGATCCCCACTGTACCGCATACAAGCGTATCTTTACAGAGATTCATGACCGGCTCAATGCCGAGATGTTTGAGACGGATTCAGTCCGTATGCGGAGACGACGGCGATCAAAGCCAGGTGTCATGGCGCTGATGCAGAAGATCATCGCTGAGTGA
- a CDS encoding proton-conducting transporter membrane subunit, translating into MEGIISVLPAVALTIPLIAAILIPLLGRYPNIRDGVTIASATAMFGTVAAMLPAILSGEKITLLIVPMVPGGDLVLKVDAFGMLFAFTAALLWLLNSFYAIGYMRAKNEHAQTRFFFCFAVAIAAAVGIAFSANLLTLFIFYEILTIITYPLVVHVETEKAMKEGRKYLAYLLIGGIFLLAAVIMTYLLTGTTGFVPGGFLAGAAPALTLQILFLLFMVGFVKAAWMPIHAWLPAAMVAPTPVSAFLHAVAVVTAGVFGIVRMAGWVFGLELMETLGLGILLAVIASFTIIVASLFALMEDNLKLRLAYSTVSQLSYILLGVAMLSVAGMIGAMAHIPIHAFLKITLFFVAGAVIVSAGREYISDMKGIGKKMPITCLMFAFAAIGICGIPPMAGVISKIYLALGAVEGGMAILLLVIIASAVLNAAYFFPVIYTMVLDMPDDESALEGVAEPPLFMLVPIIITTVISVMIFFFPALPFFDLIEIAVSEILVDIRP; encoded by the coding sequence ATGGAGGGTATCATAAGCGTTCTCCCGGCTGTTGCACTCACAATACCGCTTATTGCAGCTATTCTCATCCCGCTCCTCGGAAGATACCCAAATATCCGGGATGGCGTGACAATAGCCTCTGCCACTGCAATGTTTGGAACAGTTGCCGCAATGCTGCCTGCGATTCTTTCAGGAGAAAAGATCACACTCCTGATTGTTCCGATGGTGCCGGGCGGCGATCTCGTGCTGAAGGTGGATGCATTTGGAATGCTCTTTGCCTTCACTGCCGCCCTCCTCTGGCTCCTCAATTCATTCTATGCAATCGGGTATATGCGGGCAAAGAACGAGCATGCGCAGACCAGGTTCTTCTTCTGTTTCGCAGTTGCCATCGCCGCAGCAGTCGGTATAGCCTTCTCGGCTAATCTCCTGACGCTCTTCATATTCTATGAGATCCTGACGATCATCACCTACCCGCTCGTCGTCCACGTTGAGACGGAAAAGGCAATGAAAGAGGGGAGGAAGTACCTCGCATACCTTTTGATCGGGGGTATCTTCCTTCTGGCTGCGGTCATCATGACCTACCTGTTGACAGGAACAACCGGGTTTGTCCCCGGCGGATTCCTTGCCGGGGCTGCACCCGCACTCACCCTGCAGATCCTCTTCCTCCTCTTCATGGTCGGGTTTGTGAAGGCTGCCTGGATGCCGATCCATGCATGGCTCCCCGCAGCGATGGTTGCCCCGACACCGGTCTCCGCGTTTCTCCATGCGGTTGCCGTCGTCACTGCCGGGGTCTTTGGCATCGTCAGGATGGCAGGATGGGTATTTGGGCTTGAGCTGATGGAGACACTTGGCCTTGGCATCCTGCTTGCGGTGATCGCCTCCTTTACCATCATCGTCGCATCGCTCTTTGCTCTCATGGAGGATAACCTTAAACTGCGGCTTGCCTACTCAACAGTGAGCCAGCTCTCCTACATCCTCCTTGGTGTTGCGATGCTCTCTGTTGCCGGTATGATCGGGGCAATGGCACATATTCCGATCCACGCCTTCCTGAAGATCACCCTCTTCTTTGTTGCGGGAGCGGTGATCGTTTCCGCAGGCAGGGAATATATCTCTGATATGAAAGGTATCGGGAAGAAGATGCCCATTACCTGCCTGATGTTTGCCTTTGCTGCAATCGGCATCTGCGGCATACCTCCGATGGCAGGGGTAATCAGCAAAATCTACCTGGCACTTGGCGCAGTCGAAGGCGGGATGGCCATCCTCCTGCTGGTCATCATCGCAAGTGCCGTTCTGAATGCCGCATATTTCTTCCCGGTCATCTACACGATGGTTCTGGATATGCCAGACGATGAGTCTGCTCTTGAAGGTGTGGCTGAGCCCCCGCTCTTTATGCTTGTTCCAATCATCATCACAACAGTCATCTCGGTTATGATCTTCTTCTTCCCGGCACTCCCGTTCTTTGATCTCATCGAGATTGCCGTTTCAGAGATACTGGTGGATATACGGCCATAA
- a CDS encoding monovalent cation/H+ antiporter subunit D family protein, producing MMLLDQLPILLVILSMLATLLVLGAGWYNRSVCYGIVLLTIIFQFVVSVLLLTRVMNEGTVRYYVGGWLPPLGIELVIDSFSGFILVTIMFLALASVIYLKKSIEKEVPYEKTVSFYVLLQLLIIGLIGMTITGDIFNLYVFLEISSIAAYALIATSRRSYSYVAAFNYLVLGSIAAGFILLGIGNLYVTTGTLNMAELAVLLPASYELSTVHAAFLFMIIGFSIKAAFFPLHLWLPDAYTEAPSAVTVLISTVMAKVSIYALFRMLFSVFTPSYIIESFPITDFILIVSTIAIIAGAVLAIAQTDLKRLLAYSSVSQVGYIMFALGVANLIALEGGLLHILGHAVMKGCLFMVAGAIIYQAGTSRLSDMKGIATRMPISCAAFALAGASMIGIPPTIGFMSKYYLVLGALDAGLWLYAAILLAGSLLAVVYIWRFIEIAYFAGGDHGDHAPQPAFLGREVPVSMLAPMVSLALLCLFLGICIEPVMGIVGPAAALLLGGA from the coding sequence ATGATGCTTCTGGACCAGCTTCCAATACTCCTTGTTATCCTCTCAATGCTTGCAACGCTCCTTGTCCTTGGTGCGGGATGGTATAACCGGTCTGTCTGCTATGGAATTGTACTGCTGACGATCATCTTCCAGTTTGTTGTCTCGGTGCTCCTGCTTACAAGGGTGATGAATGAAGGCACAGTCCGGTATTATGTGGGTGGATGGCTGCCTCCGCTTGGTATCGAACTCGTTATCGATTCCTTCAGCGGGTTCATCCTGGTAACCATCATGTTCCTCGCCCTTGCATCTGTCATCTACCTGAAGAAGAGCATCGAAAAAGAGGTTCCATATGAAAAGACCGTCTCGTTCTATGTTCTGCTGCAGCTCCTCATAATCGGCCTCATCGGGATGACGATCACAGGCGATATCTTCAACCTCTACGTCTTCCTTGAGATCTCCTCGATTGCCGCCTATGCCCTGATAGCAACCTCAAGGCGATCGTACTCGTATGTCGCGGCATTCAACTATCTCGTCCTCGGATCGATTGCAGCCGGTTTTATCCTTCTTGGCATCGGCAATCTCTATGTCACCACGGGCACACTGAATATGGCAGAGCTTGCGGTTCTCCTCCCTGCATCCTATGAGCTCTCCACCGTTCATGCAGCCTTCCTCTTTATGATCATCGGGTTCTCGATTAAAGCAGCCTTCTTCCCGCTTCATCTCTGGCTCCCCGATGCATATACGGAAGCCCCGTCCGCAGTGACTGTTCTCATCTCAACCGTGATGGCAAAAGTCAGTATCTATGCCCTCTTCAGGATGCTCTTCTCCGTCTTTACACCATCCTATATTATCGAAAGCTTCCCGATAACCGACTTTATCCTGATTGTTTCGACAATTGCGATCATCGCAGGAGCAGTACTTGCGATTGCACAGACCGATCTGAAGAGGCTTCTTGCCTACTCCAGCGTCAGCCAGGTCGGGTATATTATGTTCGCTCTTGGAGTTGCGAACCTGATCGCACTTGAAGGCGGTCTTCTGCATATCCTCGGCCACGCCGTGATGAAAGGCTGCCTCTTCATGGTTGCCGGGGCAATCATCTACCAGGCAGGGACATCCCGGCTCAGCGATATGAAGGGGATCGCCACCCGGATGCCGATCTCATGTGCGGCATTTGCCCTGGCCGGAGCTTCGATGATTGGGATTCCTCCGACAATCGGGTTCATGAGCAAATACTACCTGGTACTCGGGGCACTGGATGCCGGGCTCTGGCTATATGCCGCAATCCTCCTTGCCGGAAGCCTGCTTGCGGTCGTCTATATCTGGCGTTTCATTGAGATCGCCTATTTTGCAGGCGGGGATCATGGAGATCATGCACCGCAACCTGCGTTTTTGGGGCGTGAGGTACCGGTCTCGATGCTCGCACCAATGGTCTCCCTTGCCCTCCTCTGCCTCTTCCTCGGCATCTGTATCGAGCCGGTGATGGGCATCGTCGGCCCGGCAGCAGCACTGCTCCTTGGAGGTGCCTGA
- a CDS encoding cation:proton antiporter subunit C: MIEFIPDVFFSRYNYWMAIILMLIGLYAIIAKQNLVKKIIGLNIFQTAIYLFYISFAEVRGGTAPIYLPEGAAALYVNPLPHVLILTAIVVGVSITAVALSLIIRIFEVYGTIETDELVQAVRER, translated from the coding sequence ATGATCGAGTTCATTCCGGATGTCTTCTTCTCCCGCTACAACTACTGGATGGCGATCATCCTGATGCTGATCGGGCTGTATGCCATCATCGCAAAACAGAACCTGGTGAAGAAGATCATAGGGCTCAACATCTTCCAGACGGCGATCTATCTCTTCTACATCTCATTTGCAGAGGTCCGGGGCGGTACTGCGCCAATCTACCTGCCTGAGGGAGCAGCGGCGCTCTATGTGAACCCGCTGCCGCATGTCCTCATCCTGACTGCGATTGTCGTTGGCGTGAGCATCACAGCCGTTGCACTGTCGCTGATCATCAGGATATTTGAAGTATATGGAACAATCGAGACAGATGAGCTGGTGCAGGCGGTGAGAGAGAGATGA
- a CDS encoding MnhB domain-containing protein, which translates to MRENVVIRTVTRLMVPFIQVFGLYVIVHGASGAGGGFQGGVAFAAAFILMVIAFGLPDVRARFGNRGIMYASIIGICIYAAIGLLSLLYAGNFLELAVIEEASGIPHLHGILIDIVEAGIGITVMAVMISIVYYMTDTGGDSS; encoded by the coding sequence ATGAGGGAGAACGTCGTCATCAGGACGGTAACACGCCTGATGGTTCCATTCATCCAGGTGTTTGGCCTCTATGTCATCGTGCACGGGGCTTCCGGTGCCGGAGGCGGTTTCCAGGGCGGTGTCGCCTTTGCGGCGGCATTTATCCTGATGGTTATTGCATTTGGCCTTCCCGATGTCAGGGCACGTTTTGGGAACCGGGGGATCATGTATGCTTCAATCATCGGTATCTGTATCTATGCAGCAATTGGGCTGCTCTCCCTCCTGTATGCGGGAAATTTCCTCGAACTGGCAGTCATCGAGGAGGCGTCCGGCATCCCCCACCTTCATGGCATCCTGATCGATATTGTTGAGGCAGGCATCGGCATCACCGTGATGGCAGTGATGATCTCAATTGTCTATTACATGACCGATACCGGGGGTGACTCATCATGA